The proteins below are encoded in one region of Amycolatopsis acidiphila:
- a CDS encoding HD domain-containing protein yields MTGPTRDAPPDGAADVITLPGTPLAKAVVDLIRPVETPSVFNHSVRSYLFARLVAGRLGLSSGRDYDDDLLFSACAMHDLGVASDGPHSQRFEVEGADRAAEFLIGRGVPASDADRVWQAIALHTSPGIAERRGALCVLVREGVALDFGGPMGTAHAAALTDEQADAVHAMYPRLDMIRSLTDSIVAQAAKSPKNAPRYSIPGEFLREREAYGRTRMEHSCSSSRWGN; encoded by the coding sequence ATGACCGGACCTACTCGTGACGCGCCCCCCGACGGGGCGGCCGACGTGATCACGCTGCCCGGTACACCGTTGGCCAAGGCTGTGGTGGACCTGATCCGCCCGGTGGAGACGCCGTCGGTGTTCAATCACAGCGTCCGCAGTTACCTGTTCGCCCGGCTGGTGGCCGGCCGCCTCGGCCTGTCCTCGGGCCGCGACTACGACGACGACCTACTGTTCTCCGCGTGCGCGATGCACGACCTCGGTGTCGCGTCGGACGGCCCGCACAGCCAGCGGTTCGAGGTCGAGGGCGCCGATCGCGCCGCCGAATTCCTCATCGGACGCGGGGTGCCCGCATCGGACGCCGATCGGGTGTGGCAGGCGATCGCTTTGCACACCTCGCCGGGCATCGCGGAGCGCCGCGGCGCGCTGTGCGTGCTCGTCCGCGAAGGCGTCGCGCTCGACTTCGGCGGCCCGATGGGAACAGCGCACGCCGCGGCGCTCACCGACGAGCAGGCCGATGCCGTGCACGCCATGTATCCGCGGCTGGACATGATCCGGTCGCTCACCGACTCGATCGTCGCGCAGGCGGCGAAAAGCCCGAAGAACGCGCCCCGCTACTCGATTCCCGGCGAGTTCCTCCGTGAACGCGAGGCTTATGGCCGGACGCGGATGGAGCACTCCTGCAGCTCGTCCCGATGGGGCAACTGA
- a CDS encoding RidA family protein, protein MAIHTVEVPEDSEVFGKTVNAFANFGYSAAVRSHGHLFIAGTIGRRADGTIPEDIEEQTEIAIRRIEEILRLEGLDLSALVDVTSYHVDIHQHLPGFSQAKARLINPPYPTWSLIGVSGLASPGLLVEIRATAAYPEAS, encoded by the coding sequence ATGGCAATCCACACCGTCGAGGTCCCCGAGGACTCCGAGGTCTTCGGAAAAACCGTCAACGCGTTCGCGAATTTCGGCTACTCCGCCGCCGTTCGCTCGCACGGGCACCTGTTCATCGCCGGCACGATCGGCCGCCGCGCCGACGGCACCATCCCCGAGGACATCGAGGAACAAACCGAGATCGCCATCCGGCGCATCGAGGAGATCCTCCGGTTGGAAGGGCTCGATCTGTCCGCGCTCGTCGATGTGACCAGCTACCACGTCGACATCCACCAGCACCTGCCCGGCTTTTCCCAAGCCAAGGCGCGCCTGATCAACCCGCCGTACCCGACCTGGTCGCTGATCGGCGTCAGCGGACTGGCCAGCCCCGGGCTGCTCGTCGAAATCCGGGCCACCGCCGCCTATCCCGAAGCGTCCTGA
- a CDS encoding MFS transporter, whose amino-acid sequence MKIVRRPGLLLPASMIVSFLASSSTPTPLYATYANQWHFSPITTTTVFGTYAVIVLAALLVLGRASDHLGRKPVLLGTLALQIVAMIVFSEADGIGALFAGRILQGVTTGSALGTLGAAMLDIDHERGTRANAVAPGLGSGIGALASGLIVQYLPAPTRLVYVVFIGVFVVQALGVALRPEPTGRRPGLRAALVPELSVPRPGESATPESSDWASGP is encoded by the coding sequence ATGAAGATCGTTCGGCGTCCGGGCCTCCTGTTGCCAGCCTCGATGATCGTGTCGTTCCTGGCTTCCTCCAGCACACCGACGCCGCTCTACGCCACCTACGCCAACCAGTGGCATTTCTCGCCGATAACAACCACCACGGTGTTCGGCACGTACGCCGTAATTGTGCTGGCCGCACTGCTCGTGCTCGGCCGGGCATCCGACCACCTCGGTCGCAAGCCGGTGCTGCTCGGCACGCTGGCGTTGCAGATCGTCGCCATGATCGTGTTCAGCGAAGCCGACGGCATCGGGGCCCTGTTCGCCGGGCGGATCCTGCAGGGGGTCACGACCGGCAGCGCGCTGGGCACGCTCGGCGCGGCGATGCTGGACATCGACCATGAACGCGGCACCCGCGCCAACGCCGTCGCCCCCGGGCTGGGGTCCGGGATCGGCGCCTTGGCGTCCGGCCTGATCGTCCAGTATCTGCCAGCACCCACCCGGCTGGTCTACGTCGTGTTCATCGGGGTCTTCGTCGTGCAGGCCCTCGGCGTGGCGCTGCGGCCAGAACCCACCGGCCGCAGGCCCGGACTGCGTGCCGCTCTCGTACCCGAACTATCTGTGCCCCGGCCTGGTGAATCGGCGACGCCGGAATCCAGTGATTGGGCAAGCGGACCGTAG